The bacterium genome includes the window ATATAAAACAATACTGCTCCCGATGCCAACCGTAAGTAAACGCAGCAACGACCACCGCTGTTGATACTGACCTGGGGCGGCAAGCACCGCGATGCCAGTTAGAGAGACAGCTGCGAACAGCAGCGAAAACACCAATGGAATGCCGCGAACACCGAACAGAACAAACCAAACGATTGCCGCCCATACGATGGCAAGAAGAGGGAAGTATCGGTGTTGGAGTAGTTGTTTCATGGGTGAAATCGACATGTGTATATAATACGGAGGGAATTTCGTGAGACGAAGAAAGGGCGGGAAGCTCCCGCCCTATCCTACGATTGGTTTTGTCAGAGAACATCCTGAAAAGCAAGCAACTCCGGTATACCTTCCCCATTTCGAGGAAACATCGCCACTTTAAGCTTTCGGACTCCGCTGATTCCGATAAAGCGGTTACGGGCTCGTTCAAGGATGGTTTGATTATCGCTGACTGGGTTTATGTCCGGCCATACAATCACATATCGCCCCGGTTCGATTTCGTTAACATGATCGTAATCGCGTACTAAATTGGGTTGGTTGGTTAGTTTGGCTATCAAATCGCCATTCTGACCGGTATCCATCTCAATAGTGATGAAAGCGACTTGTTTGCCCAACCGCCTCGCGCGCAACAACTCACTTTTAACCGTGCCATCAAAATCGTCTTTTGGAGTTGCTCGATCGCCACGCAATATACGAGATACGACCAACAGCAAGACTGCCATGCCCAATAACGTTATTACTGCAATGTTCATGAAGTTGCTCTCACAAACGATACTAACAGATTACAGTGCAGATGCGACTAACATTCTACAAATATATTGTATTGGGTTTACACCTGCAAAGCTTGTAAGCATGCAAATAAAGAAATATCAACCTGCTAAGATTGCTAAGATTGCTTTTTGTGCATGTAATCGATTTTCCGCTTCGTCAAATACAACCGACTGCTTACTTTCGATGACTTCGTCGGTAATCTCCCGGCCGCGTTCCGCCGGTAAACAATGCATCACAATCGCATCTGATTTCGCATAGGACATCAGTTTGGTGTTTACCTGAAATGCCTGTAACCGGTTCGCATTGATATCGGCTTTGTCTTTCGCGCCCATCGAAGCCCAGACATCGGTGTACACCACATCACAGTCTTGCACCGCAGTGACAGGATCGTGAGTAATTGTAACTGTACCGGGACCTTCGCGTCGCGCTTTCTCGGTGATTGCCACGTCAGGAAGTGTATCCGGTGATGTACCGATTCGTAAATCGATTGCCCAGCGGTTTGCCGCCTCAATCCACGAGTTCGCCATGTTATTACCATCTCCAAGATACGCGATTTTCAATCCATCGATAGTACCTTTGTGCTCCAGTATCGTCTGCAAGTCAGCCATTAACTGACATGGATGCAGCAAATCGGTCAATGCGTTGATTACCGGAACATCTGCCCATTGTGCAAGCTTTACAATATCGTTTTGCGAGAATGTGCGAATGACAATACCGCCCAGATAGCGTGTCAACACCCGCGCGGCATCTTCAATTGTTTCCCGCTTGCCAAGTTCGATTTCCTTTTCCGTAATGTATAAACTATAGCCGCCCAATTCGTAAATGCCGGTCTCAAAAGAGATGCGGGTTCGGAGTGACGGTTTGTGAAAAATGCAACCGATGGTCTTTCCGCGTAACGGCTTCCACTCGTGGTCACCCTCGGTACTCCATTCGGCTTTCATCTTGATGGCAAGTTGTAATGCTTCGTCCAACTCGCCGCGTGTCCAATCTGTCATCGACAGAAAATCTTTGCTCTTCATGCCTCTTCCAATATTTTGTAACAATGATTACAGTACGACAGACATTCTTGTCTGCCGAAAACGCAAATTGAGTAGGGGCAAACCTTGTGTTTGCCCCCTTACGAAAATCATTTCAACAGCATCACTTTCTTGATGGCTTGATATTGATTCGCTTTCATTTCGACAAAGTAAACGCCGCTGCTGACTGGACGACCTTGCTCGTTCGTCGCATTCCAGAAAATACTCTGCGCTCCAGCGCTACTCATTGCCAGTGAAAATTCACGAATCGTGCGACCTTGTAAATCGAAAATCCGGAAACTCGCTAACCCGGGAGCAGCGACCCGGAACGGGATTCGCAGACTGCCGTTGAATGGATTCGGATAGGGCGTATCCAACGAGTAAACATTTGGTAATACTATCGGATCGACCGTATCCGACTGATTGGCAATTTTCACCGCGATTTCGTCAAGGAAAATGCCATCTTCCCGGAGCAAGCCGTCAGTTTTGATCCGCCAGCGGAACTGCACTCGCGAGCTGTCGAGCCAATTCGAAAGGCTGACCACAACGTGCCGCCAAGCGAATTGCATACTATCAATTTTCGTTTCCGGTAACTTCCGCCAAGTGACGCCATCATTGGTAATTTCTACCCAAGTTGAGTCGCTTTCCGGTTCCAGACCGCCCTTTATCCAGTAATTCGTCGATGCATCGGTTGCACCACGGAAATCAAAGGTGCGATTCCATTTCAACCAACCATCTGAATTCAACGGTGTTTGACCGGCGTTGTCTTCCGGTTCCGAAGGGGGATCGAAGTAAGCAGGGGTTTCGCCCATCGCATAGCTTCCTTGAAATACATCGTCCGATTCACTGGTGGTACCCCAGGGCAACACCCCTTCGGTTAACCACGCAGCAATACTACCCTCGAAACCTTCGGTGACGGTAGTTGCTGCGGGAATCAAGCGAATCGGAACAAATTGATTTTGCCGGTCGATGATGAGCTGAAACATTTTGTCTGTATAGGATGTGTGGCTCAGCGACACCCAGAATGTATCGGCAGGTAAAGTGGCGCTAAACTCCCCTTGTCCATTGGTTACATACTGCACCGGGCCGGTATCGGGATGCCAGAGTTTAACGACAGATGTTACTGGATTGTTCACATTATCAGTGACACGGAAGTTGACATTGTAACGGGGTAACGGCGTCAAAGCAACATTTCGTGTAACGCTTTGCGCATCACCTAAAATCACATTCGGTATGCGTTGAGTGATATAGCCAAACTTTCGCACTTCCATCGTGTAGCTGCCACCTAACAAAGGACGATAGAATTTGCCATAGGAATTGGTTGTGCGGGGTGCCAAAATCCTGCTATGCCGCTCAAGTATTCGTACTTCCGCCCCTGCTAAATTCGCCGAATTGGAAGCATCAGTGATTCGACCGGTTAAGTAAGAACCACTCGGATTCACTTGCAATGCGCGATTCATCATGACATACGTGCCGTCAATGAACTGACTAATCCATTGGATGGCGGTGGTATCCGGTGGTTGAATCCGATTGGGTACACCACGTGGACCTAACTCGATAAGCGTCTGTACCGAACCTTCCGCCTGATAGAACCAATCGTGAGCGCAACCATTCCTACTGCGGTTTCCACTTGGTAAATAATATGGTTCATCTTCGGTT containing:
- the argF gene encoding ornithine carbamoyltransferase; its protein translation is MKSKDFLSMTDWTRGELDEALQLAIKMKAEWSTEGDHEWKPLRGKTIGCIFHKPSLRTRISFETGIYELGGYSLYITEKEIELGKRETIEDAARVLTRYLGGIVIRTFSQNDIVKLAQWADVPVINALTDLLHPCQLMADLQTILEHKGTIDGLKIAYLGDGNNMANSWIEAANRWAIDLRIGTSPDTLPDVAITEKARREGPGTVTITHDPVTAVQDCDVVYTDVWASMGAKDKADINANRLQAFQVNTKLMSYAKSDAIVMHCLPAERGREITDEVIESKQSVVFDEAENRLHAQKAILAILAG
- a CDS encoding M14 family zinc carboxypeptidase, which gives rise to MNISIPNPLRIIHQARESVLKKSILLILLSILPFTSAFSQLDPWYMDNDEIHAYLLNLQARYPNFIRVDSIGHSQQYGLPIWCARISNNASNPEPADKPKLLFIGQIHAEEVLGVMTTIQLARDLCSLNVNTAPTRFRDWRLQLEVYIIPTMNPEGLDVVMGTQSHFTHVEDISYRKNCRWNSGRLLIDPAVGYDTSGVDNNRNFPFNWHRGHPYLFSMGLEDYDYYRGPFAGSESETQAIMQLVNRIKPMYSIMYHSSRTGNLANRIYFSWDWNGTNSSDGKRNPDYALIQQVSAEMGRVMESQTEDEPYYLPSGNRSRNGCAHDWFYQAEGSVQTLIELGPRGVPNRIQPPDTTAIQWISQFIDGTYVMMNRALQVNPSGSYLTGRITDASNSANLAGAEVRILERHSRILAPRTTNSYGKFYRPLLGGSYTMEVRKFGYITQRIPNVILGDAQSVTRNVALTPLPRYNVNFRVTDNVNNPVTSVVKLWHPDTGPVQYVTNGQGEFSATLPADTFWVSLSHTSYTDKMFQLIIDRQNQFVPIRLIPAATTVTEGFEGSIAAWLTEGVLPWGTTSESDDVFQGSYAMGETPAYFDPPSEPEDNAGQTPLNSDGWLKWNRTFDFRGATDASTNYWIKGGLEPESDSTWVEITNDGVTWRKLPETKIDSMQFAWRHVVVSLSNWLDSSRVQFRWRIKTDGLLREDGIFLDEIAVKIANQSDTVDPIVLPNVYSLDTPYPNPFNGSLRIPFRVAAPGLASFRIFDLQGRTIREFSLAMSSAGAQSIFWNATNEQGRPVSSGVYFVEMKANQYQAIKKVMLLK